Proteins from one Comamonas flocculans genomic window:
- the rnc gene encoding ribonuclease III, whose protein sequence is MPSDLLDALQQRLQHRFADTGLLLRALTHRSFGAEHNERLEFLGDAVLELAVSTLLYTRMQQLPEGELSRVRALLVRQDSLHGIALRLQLPAALRLGEGEARSGGRERPSILADAVEALIGAVFLDAGYDSATALVGRLFEGVRLDGQLQASAKDAKTALQEWLQGRRMQLPRYAVVGTSGAAHHQVFDVDCEVAEWSLSERGQGATRRAAEQEAAKAMLQRLKAGQ, encoded by the coding sequence GTGCCCAGCGATCTCCTTGACGCCTTGCAGCAGCGGCTGCAGCACCGATTTGCGGACACGGGCTTGCTGCTGCGGGCGCTCACGCACCGCAGCTTCGGCGCCGAGCACAACGAACGCCTGGAATTCCTGGGCGATGCGGTGCTGGAGCTGGCGGTCTCCACGCTCCTGTATACGCGGATGCAGCAGCTGCCCGAGGGCGAACTCTCGCGTGTGCGCGCCCTGCTGGTGCGCCAGGATTCGCTGCATGGCATTGCGCTGCGCCTGCAGCTGCCCGCGGCGCTGCGCCTGGGCGAGGGCGAGGCCCGCTCTGGCGGGCGCGAACGCCCCTCCATCCTGGCCGATGCGGTCGAGGCGCTGATCGGCGCGGTCTTTCTTGACGCCGGCTACGACAGCGCTACCGCGCTGGTGGGGCGGCTGTTCGAGGGCGTGCGCCTCGACGGCCAGCTGCAGGCTTCGGCCAAGGACGCCAAGACCGCGCTGCAGGAATGGCTGCAGGGCCGGCGCATGCAGTTGCCGCGCTATGCCGTGGTGGGCACCAGCGGCGCGGCGCACCACCAGGTTTTTGATGTGGACTGCGAAGTGGCCGAATGGTCGCTGAGCGAACGCGGACAGGGCGCCACGCGGCGCGCGGCCGAGCAGGAGGCGGCCAAGGCCATGTTGCAACGTTTGAAGGCCGGCCAATGA
- the fabF gene encoding beta-ketoacyl-ACP synthase II, translating into MSRRRVVVTGLGCVTPVGNTVRETWANILAGRSGIGPITRFDASAFSCRIAGEVKGFDLDAYMTSKEARTMDTFIHYGIAAADEAVRDAGLPVGEALSEELAVRIGCIVGSGIGGLPLIENTHAELQARGPRRITPFFVPASIINMVAGHVSMRFGFKGPNLSVVTACTTGLHCIGEAARKIEYGDADVIVAGGTEATVSPLGVGGFAAMRALSTRNDDPEGASRPWDKDRDGFVLGEGAGVLVLEEYEHARARGARIYAELSGYGMSADAGHMTAPNMDGPRRAMLAALHNAGINADEVDYLNAHGTSTPLGDVNETNAIKAALGDAARKLVVSSTKSMTGHLLGGAGGIESVFTVLSLHEQKVPPTINLLHQDPECDLDYCANTARDMPVKVALKNNFGFGGTNGTLVFRRV; encoded by the coding sequence ATGAGCCGACGTCGCGTCGTCGTGACCGGCCTGGGTTGCGTCACCCCCGTGGGAAACACGGTGCGTGAAACCTGGGCCAACATCCTGGCTGGCCGCTCCGGCATCGGCCCCATCACGCGCTTTGACGCCTCCGCCTTTTCCTGCCGCATCGCCGGCGAGGTCAAGGGCTTCGACCTGGATGCCTACATGACATCCAAGGAGGCGCGCACCATGGACACCTTCATTCACTACGGCATCGCTGCGGCCGATGAGGCAGTGCGCGACGCCGGACTGCCCGTGGGCGAGGCGCTGAGCGAGGAACTCGCGGTGCGCATAGGCTGCATCGTCGGTTCGGGCATAGGCGGCCTGCCGCTGATCGAGAACACGCACGCCGAGCTGCAGGCGCGCGGGCCGCGGCGCATCACGCCGTTTTTCGTTCCCGCGTCCATCATCAACATGGTGGCCGGGCACGTATCCATGCGCTTTGGCTTCAAGGGACCCAATCTCTCGGTCGTGACGGCCTGCACCACCGGCCTGCATTGCATAGGGGAGGCGGCGCGCAAGATCGAATACGGCGACGCCGACGTGATCGTCGCTGGCGGCACCGAAGCGACGGTCTCGCCGCTGGGCGTGGGCGGCTTTGCCGCAATGCGCGCCCTGTCCACGCGCAACGACGACCCGGAAGGCGCATCGCGCCCGTGGGACAAGGACCGCGACGGCTTCGTGCTCGGCGAGGGCGCGGGCGTGCTGGTGCTCGAGGAGTACGAGCATGCGCGGGCGCGCGGTGCCCGCATCTATGCCGAGCTGTCGGGCTACGGCATGAGCGCCGACGCCGGCCACATGACCGCACCGAACATGGACGGGCCCCGGCGCGCCATGCTGGCAGCGCTGCACAACGCCGGCATCAACGCCGACGAAGTCGACTACCTCAATGCCCATGGCACCTCCACGCCGCTGGGCGACGTCAACGAGACCAACGCGATCAAGGCGGCGCTCGGCGATGCGGCGCGCAAGCTGGTGGTGAGCTCCACCAAGTCCATGACCGGGCATCTGCTGGGCGGCGCTGGCGGCATAGAGAGCGTGTTCACCGTGCTGAGCCTGCACGAACAGAAGGTGCCGCCCACGATCAATCTGCTCCACCAGGATCCCGAGTGCGACCTGGACTACTGTGCCAACACGGCGCGCGACATGCCGGTCAAGGTTGCGCTCAAGAACAACTTCGGTTTTGGTGGAACCAACGGCACGCTGGTATTTCGGCGTGTTTGA
- a CDS encoding DUF4845 domain-containing protein, whose protein sequence is MVKHRNALVGRQRGLSFLGVIFIGVFAVAAFAIGGQSVPILLEYQAIKKAATKAAREESSVAGIRAAFDRSAAIDDISSISGKDLEVTKRNDKIVVGFKYEREIALFGPAYLVYRFQDAVS, encoded by the coding sequence ATGGTGAAGCATCGCAATGCACTGGTGGGCAGGCAAAGAGGCCTGTCGTTTCTCGGTGTGATCTTCATCGGCGTATTTGCGGTCGCTGCCTTTGCGATTGGCGGGCAGTCGGTGCCCATCCTGCTCGAATACCAGGCCATCAAGAAGGCCGCGACCAAGGCAGCGCGCGAAGAGTCCAGCGTGGCCGGCATCCGCGCGGCGTTCGACCGATCCGCGGCGATCGACGACATCTCCTCCATTTCCGGCAAGGACCTTGAAGTGACCAAGCGCAACGACAAGATCGTGGTTGGCTTCAAGTACGAGCGCGAAATTGCCCTGTTCGGCCCGGCCTACCTCGTCTACCGCTTCCAGGATGCGGTCAGTTAG
- the era gene encoding GTPase Era: MNDSQAPEPGAEGQRCGLIAIVGKPNVGKSTLINALVGQKISITSRKAQTTRHRIMGIRTRDRAQFVFVDTPGFQTRHGSALNKSLNKAVLGAVSDVDLVLFVVEAGSFSLQDATVLSLLKSDIPALLVANKLDTVHRRAEIAPWLKSMQERHPFAEFVPMSARKPADVERLLDLIERYLPEQPWWHAEDELTDRNERFLVSETVREKLFRLTGDELPYTSTVVVDQFKEEPSPRHGRFVRIAATIVVERDGHKAMVIGEKGERLKRIGSEARQELERLMQAKVFLELWVKVRSGWADDAARVRSFGYE, from the coding sequence ATGAACGACAGCCAGGCGCCAGAGCCCGGCGCGGAGGGCCAGCGCTGCGGCCTGATCGCCATCGTGGGCAAGCCCAATGTGGGCAAATCGACGCTCATCAACGCGCTGGTGGGGCAGAAGATTTCCATCACCAGCCGCAAGGCGCAGACCACGCGCCACCGCATCATGGGCATACGCACGCGCGACAGGGCCCAGTTCGTGTTCGTGGATACGCCGGGTTTTCAGACGCGCCACGGCTCGGCGCTGAACAAGTCGCTGAACAAGGCGGTGCTGGGCGCGGTGAGCGACGTGGACCTGGTGCTCTTCGTGGTCGAGGCCGGCAGCTTCTCGCTGCAGGACGCGACGGTGCTGAGCCTGCTCAAGAGCGACATTCCCGCGCTGCTCGTGGCCAACAAGCTCGACACCGTGCACCGGCGCGCCGAGATCGCGCCCTGGCTCAAGAGCATGCAGGAGCGCCACCCCTTTGCCGAGTTCGTGCCGATGTCGGCGCGCAAGCCCGCCGACGTCGAACGCCTGCTGGACCTGATCGAGCGCTATCTGCCCGAGCAGCCCTGGTGGCATGCCGAGGATGAGCTGACCGACCGCAACGAGCGCTTTCTCGTCAGCGAGACGGTGCGCGAAAAGCTCTTTCGCCTGACCGGGGACGAACTGCCCTACACCTCTACCGTGGTGGTGGACCAGTTCAAGGAAGAACCCAGTCCGCGCCATGGCCGATTCGTGCGCATTGCCGCCACCATCGTCGTCGAACGCGACGGGCACAAGGCCATGGTGATTGGCGAGAAGGGCGAGCGGCTCAAGCGCATAGGCTCGGAAGCGCGACAGGAGCTCGAGCGCCTGATGCAGGCCAAGGTCTTCCTCGAGCTGTGGGTCAAGGTGCGCTCGGGCTGGGCCGACGACGCGGCGCGGGTGCGCTCCTTCGGTTATGAGTGA
- the lepA gene encoding translation elongation factor 4, with the protein MKHIRNFSIIAHIDHGKSTLADRIIQRCGGLQEREMQAQVLDSMEIEKERGITIKAQTAALQYQARDGQVYNLNLIDTPGHVDFSYEVSRSLSACEGALLVVDASQGVEAQTVANCYTALDLGVEVLPVLNKMDLPQADPDNAKAEIEDVIGIDAADAIPCSAKTGLGIDDILEAVVAKVPPPRGDADGPLRAMIIDSWFDSYVGVVMLVRMVDGQLRKGERIKLMATGAAYEANQIGVFTPAQQLREVLHAGEVGYVICGIKELKAAKVGDTITLEKKLPNNAGSATRALPGFKEVQPQVFAGLYPTEANQYDQLRDALEKLQLNDASLHYEPEVSQALGFGFRCGFLGLLHMEIVQERLEREFDQDLITTAPSVVYEVLKGDGELIHVENPSKMPDQGHIEEVREPIVTVHLYMPQDYVGPVMTLANQKRGIQMNMQYHGRQVMLTYELPLGEIVLDFFDKLKSISRGYASMDYEFKEYRASDVVKVDILLNGEKVDALSIIVHRSQAQYRGRAVVAKMREIISRQMFDVAIQAAIGANIIARETVKALRKNVLAKCYGGDISRKRKLLEKQKAGKKRMKQIGSVEVPQEAFLAILQVED; encoded by the coding sequence ATGAAACACATCAGGAATTTTTCGATCATTGCGCACATCGACCACGGCAAGTCGACCCTGGCCGACCGCATCATCCAGCGCTGCGGCGGCCTGCAGGAGCGCGAGATGCAGGCACAGGTGCTCGATTCCATGGAGATCGAAAAGGAGCGCGGCATCACCATCAAGGCGCAGACCGCGGCTCTGCAATACCAGGCCAGGGACGGCCAGGTCTACAACCTGAACCTGATCGACACCCCGGGCCATGTGGACTTTTCCTATGAAGTGAGCCGCTCGCTTTCGGCTTGCGAGGGCGCGTTGCTGGTGGTGGACGCGAGCCAGGGCGTTGAGGCGCAGACCGTGGCCAACTGCTACACCGCCCTGGACCTGGGCGTGGAAGTGCTGCCGGTGCTCAACAAGATGGACCTGCCGCAGGCCGACCCGGACAACGCCAAGGCCGAGATCGAGGACGTGATCGGCATCGACGCGGCCGACGCCATCCCCTGCTCGGCCAAGACCGGGCTGGGCATAGACGACATCCTGGAGGCGGTGGTCGCCAAGGTGCCGCCGCCCCGAGGCGATGCCGACGGGCCGCTGCGCGCGATGATCATCGACTCCTGGTTCGACAGCTACGTTGGCGTGGTCATGCTGGTGCGCATGGTCGATGGCCAGCTCAGGAAGGGCGAACGCATCAAGCTCATGGCCACGGGCGCGGCCTACGAGGCCAACCAGATCGGTGTCTTCACCCCGGCCCAGCAGCTGCGCGAGGTCTTGCATGCGGGCGAGGTGGGCTACGTCATCTGCGGCATCAAGGAGCTCAAGGCGGCCAAGGTGGGCGACACCATCACGCTGGAAAAGAAGCTGCCCAACAACGCCGGGTCGGCGACACGGGCGCTGCCGGGCTTCAAGGAGGTCCAGCCGCAGGTCTTTGCCGGGCTCTATCCCACCGAGGCCAACCAGTACGACCAGTTGCGCGATGCGCTGGAAAAGCTGCAGCTCAACGATGCCTCGCTGCACTACGAGCCCGAGGTCAGCCAGGCGCTGGGCTTCGGCTTTCGCTGCGGCTTCCTGGGCCTGTTGCACATGGAGATCGTGCAGGAGCGTCTGGAGCGCGAGTTCGACCAGGACCTGATCACCACCGCGCCCAGCGTGGTGTATGAGGTGCTCAAGGGCGACGGCGAGCTGATCCACGTGGAAAACCCCTCGAAGATGCCCGACCAGGGCCACATCGAGGAGGTACGCGAACCCATCGTCACGGTGCATCTGTACATGCCTCAGGACTACGTTGGCCCGGTGATGACGCTGGCCAACCAGAAGCGCGGCATACAGATGAACATGCAATACCACGGTCGCCAGGTGATGCTGACCTACGAGCTGCCGCTGGGCGAGATCGTGCTGGACTTCTTCGACAAGCTCAAGTCCATTTCGCGCGGCTACGCCTCGATGGACTACGAGTTCAAGGAGTACCGCGCCTCGGACGTGGTGAAGGTGGACATCCTGCTCAATGGCGAGAAGGTGGACGCGCTCTCGATCATCGTGCACCGCAGCCAGGCGCAGTACCGGGGCCGGGCGGTGGTGGCCAAGATGCGCGAGATCATCAGCCGCCAGATGTTCGACGTGGCCATCCAGGCCGCGATCGGCGCCAACATCATCGCGCGCGAGACGGTCAAGGCGCTGCGCAAGAACGTGCTGGCCAAGTGCTATGGCGGCGACATCTCGCGCAAGAGAAAGCTGCTGGAAAAGCAGAAGGCCGGCAAGAAGCGCATGAAGCAGATCGGCTCGGTCGAGGTACCGCAGGAGGCCTTCCTGGCCATCCTGCAAGTGGAGGATTGA
- a CDS encoding pyridoxine 5'-phosphate synthase, giving the protein MSSPCATALSVNVNKVALVRNTRHLGIPSVLTAARACLRAGAHGITVHPRPDGRHIRAQDVAELAALLRDWPRAEYNIEGNPTQNLMDFIRQVRPSQATFVPDSEDQFTSDHGWSFPQDAERLRPLIAECHALGVRVSLFMDPVAAQMAPARAVGADRVELYTEPYAAAWGTPGQDAQLRRYAEAAHAALQAGLGVNAGHDLNLDNLAAFVASVPGLLEVSIGHAFVSDALELGYERAVQAYLACMDRGMAERGAGVAR; this is encoded by the coding sequence ATGAGTTCCCCCTGCGCGACCGCGCTGTCGGTCAACGTGAACAAGGTCGCCCTGGTGCGCAATACCCGCCACCTGGGCATACCCAGCGTGCTCACCGCCGCCCGGGCCTGTCTGCGCGCCGGCGCCCACGGCATCACGGTGCACCCGCGTCCCGACGGGCGCCACATCCGCGCGCAGGACGTGGCGGAGCTCGCCGCGCTGCTGCGCGACTGGCCGCGGGCTGAATACAACATCGAGGGCAATCCGACGCAGAACCTGATGGACTTCATCCGCCAGGTGCGCCCCAGCCAGGCCACCTTCGTGCCCGACAGCGAAGACCAGTTCACCAGCGACCATGGCTGGAGCTTCCCCCAGGACGCGGAGCGCCTGCGCCCATTGATCGCCGAATGCCATGCGCTCGGCGTGCGCGTGAGCCTGTTCATGGACCCCGTCGCGGCGCAGATGGCGCCGGCGCGCGCCGTGGGCGCCGACCGCGTCGAGCTCTATACCGAACCCTATGCCGCCGCCTGGGGCACGCCGGGGCAGGACGCACAGCTGCGGCGCTACGCCGAGGCCGCGCACGCCGCCCTGCAGGCCGGGCTGGGCGTCAACGCCGGGCACGACCTCAATCTGGACAACCTGGCCGCCTTCGTCGCCAGCGTGCCGGGCCTGCTCGAAGTCTCCATCGGCCACGCCTTCGTCTCCGACGCGCTGGAGCTGGGCTACGAGCGCGCGGTGCAGGCCTACCTGGCCTGCATGGACCGCGGCATGGCCGAGCGCGGCGCCGGCGTGGCGCGGTGA
- the recO gene encoding DNA repair protein RecO: MATRRITDEPAYILHSHAFSESSLILEVFSRHHGRVALLAKGAKKPTSGFRPVLLSLMPLRLAWGVSPAAEVQTLRAAEWMGGHVMPTGEALLSGLYLNELLLRLLARDDPQPRLFDLYAGAVQLLAASAHGEVLEPALRAFELLLLRALGLLPRLDEETDTGVPLAAHRSCVLVADAGLRPALAGERGALEGERWQQLEQSFGEPQALLAMLRACAPVAAELKPQLRALLQYHCGSPLLRTRQLLMDLQSL, from the coding sequence ATGGCCACACGCCGCATCACCGATGAGCCGGCCTATATCCTGCACAGCCATGCGTTCAGCGAATCGAGCCTGATTCTGGAGGTGTTCAGCCGCCACCACGGACGCGTGGCGCTGCTGGCCAAGGGCGCGAAAAAGCCCACCTCGGGTTTTCGGCCGGTGCTGCTCTCGCTCATGCCGCTGCGCCTGGCCTGGGGCGTGAGCCCTGCGGCCGAGGTGCAGACGCTCAGGGCGGCCGAATGGATGGGCGGGCACGTGATGCCGACGGGCGAGGCGCTGCTCTCCGGGCTCTACCTCAACGAGCTGCTGCTGCGCCTGCTGGCGCGCGACGACCCGCAGCCGCGGCTGTTCGACCTGTATGCGGGCGCGGTGCAGCTGCTGGCCGCCAGCGCGCACGGCGAAGTGCTGGAGCCGGCGCTGCGCGCCTTCGAGCTGTTGCTCCTGCGCGCGCTGGGCCTGCTGCCGCGGCTGGACGAGGAAACCGACACCGGCGTGCCGCTGGCGGCGCACCGGAGCTGCGTGCTGGTGGCCGACGCTGGCCTGCGCCCTGCGCTGGCCGGCGAGCGCGGCGCGCTCGAGGGCGAGCGCTGGCAACAACTGGAACAGTCATTTGGCGAGCCGCAGGCGCTGCTGGCCATGTTGCGCGCCTGTGCGCCGGTGGCCGCGGAGCTCAAGCCGCAATTGCGCGCGCTGCTGCAATACCATTGCGGCTCGCCCCTGCTGCGCACGCGCCAGCTTCTGATGGATCTGCAATCGCTATGA
- the lepB gene encoding signal peptidase I yields the protein MRAIPAFTAAILAAFVGYIVAWYVGYIEGNFALLLMLATLVTGLYWLAERWYFLPQRRRAAEALEAAAAQRRAELDRMGIARTDEADTRETEARLLAQPWWLDWTAGLFPVIAAVFLLRSFLFEPFKIPSGSMIPTLLVGDLILVNKFTYGLRLPVFNTRITQGNAPQRGDVMVFRYPPQPSLDYIKRVVGVPGDEVAYLNKRLSINGKEVPLEELPEFFDQDAMRYFAQRQERLGAHTHRIIVNKDVPAFIQGASQFKYRDHCNYSVEGVVCKVPEGQYFMMGDNRDNSLDSRYWGFVPEENIVGKAFFVWMNFGNLKRIGSFD from the coding sequence ATGCGCGCCATTCCCGCCTTTACGGCCGCCATACTGGCGGCTTTCGTTGGCTACATCGTCGCCTGGTACGTGGGCTACATCGAGGGCAATTTCGCGCTGCTGCTGATGCTGGCCACGCTGGTCACCGGCCTGTACTGGCTGGCCGAGCGCTGGTATTTCCTGCCCCAGCGCCGGCGCGCGGCCGAGGCGCTGGAGGCCGCAGCCGCCCAGCGGCGCGCCGAGCTCGACCGCATGGGCATTGCCAGGACGGACGAGGCCGATACCCGCGAGACCGAGGCGCGCCTGCTGGCCCAGCCCTGGTGGCTGGACTGGACCGCCGGGCTTTTTCCAGTGATTGCCGCGGTCTTCCTGTTGCGCTCCTTCCTGTTCGAGCCGTTCAAGATTCCCTCGGGCTCGATGATTCCGACCCTGCTCGTGGGCGACCTCATCCTGGTCAACAAATTCACCTACGGCTTGCGCCTGCCGGTGTTCAACACGCGCATCACCCAGGGCAATGCGCCCCAGCGTGGCGACGTCATGGTGTTTCGCTATCCGCCGCAGCCCAGCCTGGACTACATCAAGCGTGTGGTCGGGGTGCCGGGCGACGAGGTGGCCTATCTGAACAAGCGCCTGAGCATCAACGGCAAGGAGGTGCCGCTCGAAGAGCTGCCGGAATTCTTCGATCAGGACGCGATGCGCTACTTCGCGCAGCGCCAGGAGCGGCTGGGCGCGCATACGCACCGCATCATCGTGAACAAGGATGTGCCGGCCTTCATCCAGGGTGCGAGCCAGTTCAAGTACCGCGACCACTGCAACTACAGCGTCGAAGGCGTGGTCTGCAAGGTGCCCGAAGGGCAGTATTTCATGATGGGCGACAACCGGGATAATTCGCTCGATTCGCGCTATTGGGGTTTCGTGCCGGAAGAAAACATCGTGGGCAAGGCCTTTTTTGTCTGGATGAATTTCGGTAACCTCAAGCGCATCGGTTCATTTGACTGA
- the acpP gene encoding acyl carrier protein, with translation MSDIEARVKKIIAEQLGVEESQVTNEKAFVADLGADSLDTVELVMALEDEFGIEIPDEDAEKITTVQNAIDYANTHQKA, from the coding sequence ATGAGCGATATCGAAGCACGTGTCAAGAAGATCATCGCCGAGCAGCTCGGCGTGGAAGAGTCCCAGGTCACCAATGAAAAGGCCTTCGTGGCCGATCTCGGTGCCGACTCGCTGGACACGGTCGAACTGGTGATGGCGCTGGAAGACGAATTCGGCATCGAGATCCCTGACGAGGATGCGGAAAAGATCACGACGGTGCAAAACGCCATCGACTACGCCAATACCCACCAGAAGGCTTAA
- a CDS encoding sigma-E factor negative regulatory protein, producing MNEQDAMYERLSALADGELAEHECAEVLAYAGTEPGRATWQAYHVIGDAMRGVPVAPMLDASMLQRLRAQLAQETLVHGPHAVAAPVARLAQPQREAANAPLWHWRLAAGFASLTAAVALGWTAYANLGGAQQGAQLAQAQIPAAGAPATVASALVVNEQNIIRDPRLDEIMRQTGRNSGMSVIMREPLFRNASLEAGARP from the coding sequence ATGAATGAGCAAGATGCAATGTACGAACGCCTGTCGGCGCTGGCCGACGGCGAGCTGGCGGAGCATGAATGCGCCGAGGTGCTGGCCTATGCGGGCACCGAACCGGGCCGCGCGACCTGGCAGGCCTACCACGTGATTGGCGATGCGATGCGCGGGGTGCCGGTGGCGCCCATGCTCGACGCGAGCATGCTGCAGCGCCTGCGGGCGCAGCTCGCGCAGGAAACGCTGGTGCACGGCCCGCATGCCGTGGCCGCCCCCGTTGCGCGCCTGGCGCAGCCGCAGCGCGAAGCGGCCAACGCCCCGCTGTGGCACTGGCGGCTGGCGGCGGGCTTTGCTTCGCTGACCGCGGCCGTGGCCCTCGGCTGGACCGCCTATGCCAACCTGGGCGGCGCACAGCAGGGCGCGCAGCTCGCGCAGGCGCAGATTCCTGCGGCGGGCGCGCCGGCCACCGTGGCGTCTGCCCTGGTCGTGAACGAGCAGAACATCATTCGCGATCCGCGCCTGGACGAAATCATGCGCCAGACCGGACGCAACAGCGGCATGAGCGTGATCATGCGCGAGCCGCTGTTTCGCAATGCTTCCCTGGAAGCCGGGGCGCGCCCTTGA
- the rpoE gene encoding RNA polymerase sigma factor RpoE gives MSEDDAPQTPINSDMQLVERTVAGDQRAYELLVIKYQRRIERLIGRMVRDVDLVQDIAQETFLRAYRALHQFRGDAQFYTWLYRIAVNTAKKTLMDLKRDPLITESALRKAADEDDETSVFARELTTGETPETVLAAQEVAQAVNAALEALPAELRQAVTLREIEGLSYEEIAQAMACPIGTVRSRIFRAREAISAKVKPLLEQRTGKRW, from the coding sequence ATGAGCGAGGACGACGCCCCGCAGACACCGATCAACAGCGACATGCAGCTGGTCGAGCGCACCGTGGCGGGCGACCAGCGCGCCTACGAGCTGCTGGTCATCAAGTACCAGCGCCGCATCGAGCGCCTGATCGGCCGCATGGTGCGCGACGTCGACCTGGTGCAGGACATTGCCCAGGAAACCTTCCTGCGCGCCTATCGGGCGCTGCATCAGTTCCGCGGGGATGCGCAGTTTTACACCTGGTTGTATCGCATAGCCGTCAATACCGCGAAGAAGACGCTGATGGATCTCAAGCGCGATCCGCTCATCACCGAAAGCGCACTGCGCAAGGCGGCCGACGAAGACGATGAAACTTCCGTGTTCGCCCGCGAACTAACGACCGGCGAAACACCGGAGACGGTGCTGGCGGCGCAGGAAGTGGCGCAGGCCGTGAATGCGGCCTTGGAGGCCCTGCCGGCCGAGTTGCGCCAGGCGGTGACGCTGCGTGAGATCGAAGGCTTGAGCTATGAAGAGATCGCGCAGGCCATGGCCTGCCCCATAGGCACCGTGCGCTCGCGGATCTTTCGCGCACGTGAAGCGATCTCGGCCAAGGTCAAGCCCCTGCTGGAGCAACGCACGGGCAAGCGCTGGTAG
- a CDS encoding DegQ family serine endoprotease encodes MAVTLLAGSTFALMPLPVQAQSAPVVRGLPDFTELVELVGPSVVNIRTLEKARSDGVPEGMDEDMLEFFRRFGIPIPNMPRRRGQRPGHPQEQPRGVGSGFILTADGYVMTNAHVVEGADELLVTLTDKREFKAKLVGADKRSDVAVVKIDASGLPAVKIGDVTRLKVGEWVMAIGSPFGLENTVTAGIVSAKQRDTGDYLPFIQTDVAINPGNSGGPLINMRGEVVGINSQIYSRSGGFMGISFAIPIDEAMRVSDQLRASGRVSRGRIGVQIEPVTREIAESMGLAKAQGALVRGVEVGSPAEKAGIQAGDVITQYEGKAVEKVSDLPRMVGNTKPGTRAAITVWHRGAARELNVTVAELKADADEAERADDEEGPKEKPSAAAQQWGLTVAEVTAEQARELRLKGGVRVVSVDGPAARAGLKPDDVIVALGTTDVHALKDFEAALAKADRKKPLSVMFRRGEWAQYALIRPDK; translated from the coding sequence ATGGCCGTGACGCTGCTCGCCGGCTCCACTTTCGCTCTGATGCCGCTGCCGGTGCAGGCGCAGTCGGCGCCCGTGGTGCGCGGCCTGCCCGATTTCACCGAGCTCGTCGAGCTGGTCGGCCCCTCGGTGGTGAACATCCGCACGCTGGAAAAGGCCAGGAGCGATGGCGTGCCCGAGGGCATGGACGAGGACATGCTGGAGTTTTTCCGGCGTTTCGGCATCCCGATTCCGAACATGCCGCGCCGGCGCGGCCAGCGCCCCGGCCACCCGCAGGAGCAGCCGCGCGGCGTGGGTTCGGGCTTCATCCTGACGGCCGACGGCTACGTGATGACCAACGCGCACGTGGTGGAGGGTGCCGACGAGCTGCTGGTCACGCTCACCGACAAGCGCGAATTCAAGGCCAAGCTCGTGGGTGCGGACAAGCGCTCCGACGTGGCCGTGGTCAAGATCGACGCCAGCGGCCTGCCGGCGGTCAAGATCGGCGATGTCACCCGCCTGAAGGTGGGCGAGTGGGTGATGGCCATCGGTTCACCCTTCGGGCTGGAGAACACGGTCACCGCGGGCATCGTCAGCGCCAAGCAGCGCGACACCGGCGACTACCTGCCTTTCATCCAGACCGACGTGGCCATCAACCCGGGCAACTCCGGCGGGCCGCTGATCAACATGCGTGGCGAGGTGGTGGGCATCAACAGCCAGATCTATTCGCGATCGGGCGGCTTCATGGGCATTTCCTTTGCCATTCCGATCGATGAGGCGATGCGCGTCAGCGACCAGCTGCGCGCCAGCGGGCGCGTCAGCCGCGGGCGCATCGGCGTGCAGATCGAGCCGGTGACGCGCGAGATCGCCGAGTCCATGGGTCTTGCCAAGGCCCAGGGTGCGCTGGTGCGCGGCGTGGAGGTTGGCTCGCCGGCCGAGAAGGCCGGCATCCAAGCCGGGGACGTGATCACGCAATATGAGGGCAAAGCGGTGGAGAAGGTCTCCGACCTGCCGCGCATGGTGGGCAATACCAAGCCCGGCACCCGCGCGGCCATCACGGTATGGCACCGCGGCGCCGCGCGAGAGCTGAATGTCACGGTGGCCGAACTCAAGGCCGATGCCGATGAGGCGGAGCGCGCCGATGACGAGGAAGGCCCGAAGGAAAAGCCGTCGGCAGCGGCCCAGCAATGGGGCCTGACCGTGGCCGAGGTAACGGCCGAGCAGGCGCGCGAGCTGCGCCTCAAGGGGGGCGTGCGCGTCGTCTCCGTCGATGGCCCCGCCGCGCGCGCCGGCCTCAAGCCGGACGACGTGATCGTGGCGCTGGGCACCACCGACGTGCATGCGCTCAAGGATTTTGAAGCGGCATTGGCCAAGGCCGACCGCAAGAAGCCGCTCAGCGTGATGTTCCGGCGCGGTGAATGGGCGCAGTACGCACTGATCCGGCCCGACAAGTGA